Proteins encoded together in one Mus pahari unplaced genomic scaffold, PAHARI_EIJ_v1.1 scaffold_7397_1, whole genome shotgun sequence window:
- the LOC110314852 gene encoding LOW QUALITY PROTEIN: non-secretory ribonuclease-like (The sequence of the model RefSeq protein was modified relative to this genomic sequence to represent the inferred CDS: inserted 1 base in 1 codon), which yields MKSAANQKDFYVEFRFKLQTALHKRTWNLIPYNGGSSTMAWPSEEIEGWRSLVVQAGKVPICGFCMLKTLSHQFHQQNLLYIYGPKWSSPMIPDFQDNQHSVPQDPQCRLGIVGLNLPESSLCLLLLLGLVLMLASCXQPTLSQKFYTKHIYNSTYXRCDEVIWVVNRYRPTCEDINTFFHTTFADVGVCGHPNITCKNLTIKNCHASSFQVFITFCHLPTLTRIYTQCRYQTTGSVKYHRVACENRTPQDTPIYPVVPVHSNGTF from the exons ATGAAGTCTGCAGCAAATCAAAAGGATTTCTATGTGGAGTTCAGATTCAAACTTCAAACTGCCCTGCACAAGAGGACTTGGAATTTGATTCCTTACAATGGAGGCAGCAGCACTATGGCTTGGCCAAGTGAAGAAATAGAAGGCTGGAGAAGCCTGGTTGTACAAGCAGGCAAGGTCCCAATCTGTGGGTTCTGCATGTTGAAGACTCTGAGCCACCAGTTCCACCAACAGAACCTGCTCTATATCTATGGGCCCAAGTGGAGCTCACCCATGATCCctgatttccaggacaaccagcacTCAGTTCCACAGGATCCACAATGCAGACTGG GAATCGTGGGTCTGAATCTTCCTGAGTCCAGTCTTTGTCTCCTGCTGCTGTTGGGACTTGTCCTAATGCTTGCCTCATGCNAGCAACCAACCCTTTCCCAGAAGTTTTACACCAAGCATATCTATAATAGCACCT CCCGATGTGATGAGGTAATTTGGGTTGTTAACAGGTATAGACCAACATGTGAGGacataaatactttttttcaCACAACTTTTGCTGATGTTGGTGTGTGTGGCCATCCAAATATCACCTGCAAAAACTTGACAATAAAAAATTGCCATGCTAGTTCATTTCAGGTATTTATAACTTTTTGTCACCTCCCTACCCTGACAAGAATATACACACAATGCAGATACCAAACGACAGGATCAGTGAAGTACCACAGAGTGGCTTGTGAGAACAGAACTCCACAGGACACTCCCATCTATCCAGTGGTTCCAGTTCACTCGAATGGGACATTTTAG